In one Xyrauchen texanus isolate HMW12.3.18 chromosome 18, RBS_HiC_50CHRs, whole genome shotgun sequence genomic region, the following are encoded:
- the LOC127659119 gene encoding poliovirus receptor homolog isoform X4 translates to MDRNRPSEWNRRLNKWRTCLLPLMTRLLYCRYGIDALSATKQYASLLCLILLGCSRTAGVNVVGHDTAVLNGQNATLFSELTETKDAITRIVWQKKTRENPEETTFFIIRQDGKTEHRNGLGDRVKFIGNIAEKKGTIQLVEMRILDEGIYTCIFNLFPSGPFETNINVTVLVPPVVILTEKAPVAGNLEVTLASCFAYNARPAAEVFWRLGALNNSLRTETSHTVHPNGTVTVVSILLGVPDKYLNQRKVQCVAKHSTLTKELDYTISIHYPPEPVMIVADSPTEFHCKVDGNPILTYTWSSRDNKITPYYEGSKLLIPKQSSDFNGLYICNASNKYGSSSGSLYLHVHTESSIICWGLFGFVICSAVLGIVVGNILSTGLWDRIQNRIREMLPDRNQVPTDPPNPGEAQIEELEEIQEEAR, encoded by the exons ATGGATAGGAATCGCCCTTCAGAATGGAACAGACGGTTGAATAAATGGAGGACATGTCTGCTACCACTAATGACTAGGTTACTTTATTGTAGATACGGTATTGATGCCCTCTCTGCAACAAAACAATATGCTTCTCTCCTGTGTTTGATTTTACTCGGCTGCAGCAGAACAGCAG GTGTTAATGTTGTCGGTCATGATACAGCAGTCTTAAATGGACAAAATGCTACTTTGTTTTCTGAGCTGACTGAGACCAAAGATGCTATAACACGTATTGTATGGCAGAAGAAGACACGAGAAAATCCTGAAGAAACAACTTTCTTTATTATTCGTCAAGATGGCAAAACAGAACACAGAAATGGTTTAGGGGACAGGGTAAAATTTATTGGGAACATTGCAGAGAAGAAAGGAACGATCCAGCTGGTGGAAATGAGGATCTTGGATGAAGGAATCTACACTTGCATCTTCAACCTGTTTCCTAGTGGGCCATTTGAGACAAACATCAATGTTACAGTTCTTG TTCCTCCTGTGGTTATCCTGACAGAAAAAGCACCTGTTGCTGGTAATTTAGAAGTTACTTTGGCATCATGCTTCGCCTACAATGCACGACCTGCAGCAGAAGTATTCTGGAGGTTAGGAGCTCTAAATAACTCACTGAGAACTGAAACCAGCCATACAGTCCACCCAAATGGGACTGTTACTGTTGTGTCCATCCTACTTGGTGTACCGGACAAATATTTGAACCAGAGGAAGGTCCAATGTGTTGCAAAACACAGCACCCTGACCAAGGAACTGGACTACACAATAAGCATCCATT ATCCTCCGGAACCAGTGATGATAGTTGCTGACAGTCCAACAGAATTTCATTGTAAAGTTGATGGTAACCCAATCCTGACCTACACCTGGAGTAG CAGAGATAATAAAATCACTCCATATTATGAGGGAAGCAAACTTCTTATTCCCAAACAGTCCTCTGACTTTAATGGCTTGTACATCTGTAATGCTTCAAACAAGTATGGAAGTTCATCAGGTTCCCTGTATTTGCATGTGCATACTG AATCCAGCATTATCTGTTGGGGTCTGTTTGGTTTTGTCATTTGCTCTGCTGTTCTTGGCATTGTTGTCGGGAACATATTGAGCACGGGGCTGTG GGATAGGATCCAGAATAGGATTCGAGAAATGCTTCCGGATAGAAATCAAGTACCTACAGATCCCCCGAATCCAGGAGAAGCACAG ATTGAAGAACTTGAAGAAATACAAGAGGAGGCGAGATGA
- the LOC127659348 gene encoding uncharacterized protein LOC127659348 yields MEDFQTRILHLNLCVIITLLIYAGSSKSIKEQKIKQHINKTVFVGEKVTLRCNRTQDDEDYTWKMNNFIIFRRDTHSNNMMQNFTSERMFVDPEVPTELKINKIQVSDAGNYTCYPAAIRWKLTIIESLKQIHMYIVGSCSGVIIMCLAISLSIWIHRIWKNNTDSGHRETVQYSQSPNRGMIQTQNSHYFERYNSVYGQV; encoded by the exons ATGGAGGATTTTCAAACCAGGATTCTTCATCTGAATCTCTGTGTAATCATTACTCTACTGATCTATGCAG GTTCTTCCAAATCCATTAAAGAGCAAAAGATTAAGCAGCACATCAACAAAACTGTCTTTGTGGGAGAAAAAGTTACTCTTCGCTGCAACAGAACTCAGGATGATGAAGATTACACATGGAAAATGAACAACTTTATTATTTTTCGCCGTGACACACACAGTAACAATATGATGCAAAACTTCACCTCAGAGAGAATGTTTGTTGACCCAGAAGTTCCAACGgagttgaaaataaataaaatacaagtgTCTGATGCAGGCAATTATACCTGTTATCCAGCAGCAATAAGATGGAAATTGACAATAATAG AGTCACTCAAACAAATACACATGTACATAGTAGGCTCATGTTCTGGAGTTATTATAATGTGCTTGGCAATCAGCCTCAGCATCTGGATTCACAG GATCTGGAAAAATAACACAGATTCAGGTCACAGAGAAACAGTACAGTAT TCGCAGTCACCAAACAGAGGAATGATACAGACTCAAAACAGTCACTACTTTGAGAGATACAACTCAGTGTATGGACAAGTGTGA
- the LOC127659119 gene encoding poliovirus receptor homolog isoform X3, which yields MDRNRPSEWNRRLNKWRTCLLPLMTRLLYCRYGIDALSATKQYASLLCLILLGCSRTAAKQKQAQAPVSKQPGVNVVGHDTAVLNGQNATLFSELTETKDAITRIVWQKKTRENPEETTFFIIRQDGKTEHRNGLGDRVKFIGNIAEKKGTIQLVEMRILDEGIYTCIFNLFPSGPFETNINVTVLEKAPVAGNLEVTLASCFAYNARPAAEVFWRLGALNNSLRTETSHTVHPNGTVTVVSILLGVPDKYLNQRKVQCVAKHSTLTKELDYTISIHYPPEPVMIVADSPTEFHCKVDGNPILTYTWSSRDNKITPYYEGSKLLIPKQSSDFNGLYICNASNKYGSSSGSLYLHVHTESSIICWGLFGFVICSAVLGIVVGNILSTGLWDRIQNRIREMLPDRNQVPTDPPNPGEAQIEELEEIQEEAR from the exons ATGGATAGGAATCGCCCTTCAGAATGGAACAGACGGTTGAATAAATGGAGGACATGTCTGCTACCACTAATGACTAGGTTACTTTATTGTAGATACGGTATTGATGCCCTCTCTGCAACAAAACAATATGCTTCTCTCCTGTGTTTGATTTTACTCGGCTGCAGCAGAACAGCAG CAAAGCAAAAGCAAGCACAAGCACCAGTATCTAAGCAACCAG GTGTTAATGTTGTCGGTCATGATACAGCAGTCTTAAATGGACAAAATGCTACTTTGTTTTCTGAGCTGACTGAGACCAAAGATGCTATAACACGTATTGTATGGCAGAAGAAGACACGAGAAAATCCTGAAGAAACAACTTTCTTTATTATTCGTCAAGATGGCAAAACAGAACACAGAAATGGTTTAGGGGACAGGGTAAAATTTATTGGGAACATTGCAGAGAAGAAAGGAACGATCCAGCTGGTGGAAATGAGGATCTTGGATGAAGGAATCTACACTTGCATCTTCAACCTGTTTCCTAGTGGGCCATTTGAGACAAACATCAATGTTACAGTTCTTG AAAAAGCACCTGTTGCTGGTAATTTAGAAGTTACTTTGGCATCATGCTTCGCCTACAATGCACGACCTGCAGCAGAAGTATTCTGGAGGTTAGGAGCTCTAAATAACTCACTGAGAACTGAAACCAGCCATACAGTCCACCCAAATGGGACTGTTACTGTTGTGTCCATCCTACTTGGTGTACCGGACAAATATTTGAACCAGAGGAAGGTCCAATGTGTTGCAAAACACAGCACCCTGACCAAGGAACTGGACTACACAATAAGCATCCATT ATCCTCCGGAACCAGTGATGATAGTTGCTGACAGTCCAACAGAATTTCATTGTAAAGTTGATGGTAACCCAATCCTGACCTACACCTGGAGTAG CAGAGATAATAAAATCACTCCATATTATGAGGGAAGCAAACTTCTTATTCCCAAACAGTCCTCTGACTTTAATGGCTTGTACATCTGTAATGCTTCAAACAAGTATGGAAGTTCATCAGGTTCCCTGTATTTGCATGTGCATACTG AATCCAGCATTATCTGTTGGGGTCTGTTTGGTTTTGTCATTTGCTCTGCTGTTCTTGGCATTGTTGTCGGGAACATATTGAGCACGGGGCTGTG GGATAGGATCCAGAATAGGATTCGAGAAATGCTTCCGGATAGAAATCAAGTACCTACAGATCCCCCGAATCCAGGAGAAGCACAG ATTGAAGAACTTGAAGAAATACAAGAGGAGGCGAGATGA
- the LOC127659119 gene encoding poliovirus receptor homolog isoform X5, with amino-acid sequence MDRNRPSEWNRRLNKWRTCLLPLMTRLLYCRYGIDALSATKQYASLLCLILLGCSRTAAKQKQAQAPVSKQPGVNVVGHDTAVLNGQNATLFSELTETKDAITRIVWQKKTRENPEETTFFIIRQDGKTEHRNGLGDRVKFIGNIAEKKGTIQLVEMRILDEGIYTCIFNLFPSGPFETNINVTVLVPPVVILTEKAPVAGNLEVTLASCFAYNARPAAEVFWRLGALNNSLRTETSHTVHPNGTVTVVSILLGVPDKYLNQRKVQCVAKHSTLTKELDYTISIHYPPEPVMIVADSPTEFHCKVDGNPILTYTWSSRDNKITPYYEGSKLLIPKQSSDFNGLYICNASNKYGSSSGSLYLHVHTGIGSRIGFEKCFRIEIKYLQIPRIQEKHRLKNLKKYKRRRDDGQVQLIPKCPH; translated from the exons ATGGATAGGAATCGCCCTTCAGAATGGAACAGACGGTTGAATAAATGGAGGACATGTCTGCTACCACTAATGACTAGGTTACTTTATTGTAGATACGGTATTGATGCCCTCTCTGCAACAAAACAATATGCTTCTCTCCTGTGTTTGATTTTACTCGGCTGCAGCAGAACAGCAG CAAAGCAAAAGCAAGCACAAGCACCAGTATCTAAGCAACCAG GTGTTAATGTTGTCGGTCATGATACAGCAGTCTTAAATGGACAAAATGCTACTTTGTTTTCTGAGCTGACTGAGACCAAAGATGCTATAACACGTATTGTATGGCAGAAGAAGACACGAGAAAATCCTGAAGAAACAACTTTCTTTATTATTCGTCAAGATGGCAAAACAGAACACAGAAATGGTTTAGGGGACAGGGTAAAATTTATTGGGAACATTGCAGAGAAGAAAGGAACGATCCAGCTGGTGGAAATGAGGATCTTGGATGAAGGAATCTACACTTGCATCTTCAACCTGTTTCCTAGTGGGCCATTTGAGACAAACATCAATGTTACAGTTCTTG TTCCTCCTGTGGTTATCCTGACAGAAAAAGCACCTGTTGCTGGTAATTTAGAAGTTACTTTGGCATCATGCTTCGCCTACAATGCACGACCTGCAGCAGAAGTATTCTGGAGGTTAGGAGCTCTAAATAACTCACTGAGAACTGAAACCAGCCATACAGTCCACCCAAATGGGACTGTTACTGTTGTGTCCATCCTACTTGGTGTACCGGACAAATATTTGAACCAGAGGAAGGTCCAATGTGTTGCAAAACACAGCACCCTGACCAAGGAACTGGACTACACAATAAGCATCCATT ATCCTCCGGAACCAGTGATGATAGTTGCTGACAGTCCAACAGAATTTCATTGTAAAGTTGATGGTAACCCAATCCTGACCTACACCTGGAGTAG CAGAGATAATAAAATCACTCCATATTATGAGGGAAGCAAACTTCTTATTCCCAAACAGTCCTCTGACTTTAATGGCTTGTACATCTGTAATGCTTCAAACAAGTATGGAAGTTCATCAGGTTCCCTGTATTTGCATGTGCATACTG GGATAGGATCCAGAATAGGATTCGAGAAATGCTTCCGGATAGAAATCAAGTACCTACAGATCCCCCGAATCCAGGAGAAGCACAG ATTGAAGAACTTGAAGAAATACAAGAGGAGGCGAGATGATGGTCAG GTTCAGCTGATACCAAAGTGCCCTCACTAA
- the LOC127658620 gene encoding uncharacterized protein LOC127658620, with protein MIELQFMKGAPLQLGGTDCGIFMLMYALYVTLGKPFDFSASDMPVLRRWWCHQLLQAFPLASQQSVTKQMIQPDLNIMEATPSVPDIMEATPSVPDIMEVTPCTRIHDSAVMKRILLACDRVEENRTHFAGKVHLPQVIRMNEDDALLAITMRDLFIDSIFYEGEMNEDKIQTPFLFTFERKEDMEFFMQEIYDKRNICVSCLHNPHLQQAN; from the exons ATGATCGAGTTGCAGTTCATGAAG GGTGCACCACTTCAGCTTGGAGGGACTGACTGTGGGATATTCATGTTGATG TATGCCCTGTATGTGACCCTTGGGAAGCcttttgatttttcagca TCTGACATGCCTGTACTCAGGAGGTGGTGGTGCCATCAGTTACTACAGGCATTTCCTCTGGCAAG CCAACAGTCAGTCACCAAGCAAATGATCCAACCGGATCTAAACATCATGGAGGCCACCCCATCTGTGCCAGACATCATGGAGGCCACCCCATCTGTGCCAGACATCATGGAGGTCACCCCATGTACGAGAATCCAT GACTCGGCGGTGATGAAACGGATTCTGCTCgcctgtgacagggtggaggagaACCGAACCCACTTTGCTGGGAAAGTTCACTTACCACAGGTCATAAGGATGAATGAGGATGATGCCTTGTTGGCCATAACAATGAGGGACCTGTTTATTGACTCTATTTTCTATGAAGGTGAAATGAATGAGGACAAAATCCAGACTCCCTTCCTTTTCACCTTTGAGAGAAAAGAGGACATGGAGTTTTTCATGCAGGAAATATATGATAAAAGAAATATTTGTGTGTCTTGCCTGCACAACCCTCACCTTCAACAAGCTAACTGA
- the LOC127659119 gene encoding poliovirus receptor homolog isoform X2 yields the protein MDRNRPSEWNRRLNKWRTCLLPLMTRLLYCRYGIDALSATKQYASLLCLILLGCSRTAAKQKQAQAPVSKQPGVNVVGHDTAVLNGQNATLFSELTETKDAITRIVWQKKTRENPEETTFFIIRQDGKTEHRNGLGDRVKFIGNIAEKKGTIQLVEMRILDEGIYTCIFNLFPSGPFETNINVTVLVPPVVILTEKAPVAGNLEVTLASCFAYNARPAAEVFWRLGALNNSLRTETSHTVHPNGTVTVVSILLGVPDKYLNQRKVQCVAKHSTLTKELDYTISIHYPPEPVMIVADSPTEFHCKVDGNPILTYTWSRDNKITPYYEGSKLLIPKQSSDFNGLYICNASNKYGSSSGSLYLHVHTESSIICWGLFGFVICSAVLGIVVGNILSTGLWDRIQNRIREMLPDRNQVPTDPPNPGEAQIEELEEIQEEAR from the exons ATGGATAGGAATCGCCCTTCAGAATGGAACAGACGGTTGAATAAATGGAGGACATGTCTGCTACCACTAATGACTAGGTTACTTTATTGTAGATACGGTATTGATGCCCTCTCTGCAACAAAACAATATGCTTCTCTCCTGTGTTTGATTTTACTCGGCTGCAGCAGAACAGCAG CAAAGCAAAAGCAAGCACAAGCACCAGTATCTAAGCAACCAG GTGTTAATGTTGTCGGTCATGATACAGCAGTCTTAAATGGACAAAATGCTACTTTGTTTTCTGAGCTGACTGAGACCAAAGATGCTATAACACGTATTGTATGGCAGAAGAAGACACGAGAAAATCCTGAAGAAACAACTTTCTTTATTATTCGTCAAGATGGCAAAACAGAACACAGAAATGGTTTAGGGGACAGGGTAAAATTTATTGGGAACATTGCAGAGAAGAAAGGAACGATCCAGCTGGTGGAAATGAGGATCTTGGATGAAGGAATCTACACTTGCATCTTCAACCTGTTTCCTAGTGGGCCATTTGAGACAAACATCAATGTTACAGTTCTTG TTCCTCCTGTGGTTATCCTGACAGAAAAAGCACCTGTTGCTGGTAATTTAGAAGTTACTTTGGCATCATGCTTCGCCTACAATGCACGACCTGCAGCAGAAGTATTCTGGAGGTTAGGAGCTCTAAATAACTCACTGAGAACTGAAACCAGCCATACAGTCCACCCAAATGGGACTGTTACTGTTGTGTCCATCCTACTTGGTGTACCGGACAAATATTTGAACCAGAGGAAGGTCCAATGTGTTGCAAAACACAGCACCCTGACCAAGGAACTGGACTACACAATAAGCATCCATT ATCCTCCGGAACCAGTGATGATAGTTGCTGACAGTCCAACAGAATTTCATTGTAAAGTTGATGGTAACCCAATCCTGACCTACACCTGGAGTAG AGATAATAAAATCACTCCATATTATGAGGGAAGCAAACTTCTTATTCCCAAACAGTCCTCTGACTTTAATGGCTTGTACATCTGTAATGCTTCAAACAAGTATGGAAGTTCATCAGGTTCCCTGTATTTGCATGTGCATACTG AATCCAGCATTATCTGTTGGGGTCTGTTTGGTTTTGTCATTTGCTCTGCTGTTCTTGGCATTGTTGTCGGGAACATATTGAGCACGGGGCTGTG GGATAGGATCCAGAATAGGATTCGAGAAATGCTTCCGGATAGAAATCAAGTACCTACAGATCCCCCGAATCCAGGAGAAGCACAG ATTGAAGAACTTGAAGAAATACAAGAGGAGGCGAGATGA
- the LOC127659119 gene encoding poliovirus receptor homolog isoform X1: MDRNRPSEWNRRLNKWRTCLLPLMTRLLYCRYGIDALSATKQYASLLCLILLGCSRTAAKQKQAQAPVSKQPGVNVVGHDTAVLNGQNATLFSELTETKDAITRIVWQKKTRENPEETTFFIIRQDGKTEHRNGLGDRVKFIGNIAEKKGTIQLVEMRILDEGIYTCIFNLFPSGPFETNINVTVLVPPVVILTEKAPVAGNLEVTLASCFAYNARPAAEVFWRLGALNNSLRTETSHTVHPNGTVTVVSILLGVPDKYLNQRKVQCVAKHSTLTKELDYTISIHYPPEPVMIVADSPTEFHCKVDGNPILTYTWSSRDNKITPYYEGSKLLIPKQSSDFNGLYICNASNKYGSSSGSLYLHVHTESSIICWGLFGFVICSAVLGIVVGNILSTGLWDRIQNRIREMLPDRNQVPTDPPNPGEAQIEELEEIQEEAR; encoded by the exons ATGGATAGGAATCGCCCTTCAGAATGGAACAGACGGTTGAATAAATGGAGGACATGTCTGCTACCACTAATGACTAGGTTACTTTATTGTAGATACGGTATTGATGCCCTCTCTGCAACAAAACAATATGCTTCTCTCCTGTGTTTGATTTTACTCGGCTGCAGCAGAACAGCAG CAAAGCAAAAGCAAGCACAAGCACCAGTATCTAAGCAACCAG GTGTTAATGTTGTCGGTCATGATACAGCAGTCTTAAATGGACAAAATGCTACTTTGTTTTCTGAGCTGACTGAGACCAAAGATGCTATAACACGTATTGTATGGCAGAAGAAGACACGAGAAAATCCTGAAGAAACAACTTTCTTTATTATTCGTCAAGATGGCAAAACAGAACACAGAAATGGTTTAGGGGACAGGGTAAAATTTATTGGGAACATTGCAGAGAAGAAAGGAACGATCCAGCTGGTGGAAATGAGGATCTTGGATGAAGGAATCTACACTTGCATCTTCAACCTGTTTCCTAGTGGGCCATTTGAGACAAACATCAATGTTACAGTTCTTG TTCCTCCTGTGGTTATCCTGACAGAAAAAGCACCTGTTGCTGGTAATTTAGAAGTTACTTTGGCATCATGCTTCGCCTACAATGCACGACCTGCAGCAGAAGTATTCTGGAGGTTAGGAGCTCTAAATAACTCACTGAGAACTGAAACCAGCCATACAGTCCACCCAAATGGGACTGTTACTGTTGTGTCCATCCTACTTGGTGTACCGGACAAATATTTGAACCAGAGGAAGGTCCAATGTGTTGCAAAACACAGCACCCTGACCAAGGAACTGGACTACACAATAAGCATCCATT ATCCTCCGGAACCAGTGATGATAGTTGCTGACAGTCCAACAGAATTTCATTGTAAAGTTGATGGTAACCCAATCCTGACCTACACCTGGAGTAG CAGAGATAATAAAATCACTCCATATTATGAGGGAAGCAAACTTCTTATTCCCAAACAGTCCTCTGACTTTAATGGCTTGTACATCTGTAATGCTTCAAACAAGTATGGAAGTTCATCAGGTTCCCTGTATTTGCATGTGCATACTG AATCCAGCATTATCTGTTGGGGTCTGTTTGGTTTTGTCATTTGCTCTGCTGTTCTTGGCATTGTTGTCGGGAACATATTGAGCACGGGGCTGTG GGATAGGATCCAGAATAGGATTCGAGAAATGCTTCCGGATAGAAATCAAGTACCTACAGATCCCCCGAATCCAGGAGAAGCACAG ATTGAAGAACTTGAAGAAATACAAGAGGAGGCGAGATGA